The following coding sequences lie in one Tichowtungia aerotolerans genomic window:
- a CDS encoding LacI family DNA-binding transcriptional regulator produces the protein MITLEEFAAKIGVSAATVSSVFNNRSRERRISEKTVDYVNAQSRKYGYQPNVAARRLRVHKDMQVCELAVLTAYESPAAVSTNIVHALEQAVSRNYPHITSFVEIVMFHRNRIKDIPGILDGSRYNGAVITNTGFDDDRFFEENNISYPVVFLGRDLPGYNCVSEDARHIGREAARELLEGSRCRRPVVLAPREELLTQTTKARVDGFMERCEEAGVPGEILWAEDVSVPAGLSAVGGFLPSKQMDGLFCVSDYLAVGAYSAIKEKGLGIASDIAVIGVGDFALGEYLDPSLTAFLRVDKDECAARMLLEQLFDADARLVSRVFNASLVPRASSLR, from the coding sequence ATGATTACTCTGGAAGAATTTGCGGCCAAAATCGGGGTTTCCGCAGCGACTGTCTCGTCGGTTTTTAATAACCGCAGCCGGGAACGCCGGATCTCGGAAAAAACGGTCGATTACGTCAATGCGCAATCCAGGAAATACGGTTATCAGCCCAATGTGGCCGCCCGGCGCCTGCGGGTGCACAAAGATATGCAGGTTTGCGAGCTGGCTGTTTTGACCGCTTATGAATCTCCTGCCGCAGTTTCGACCAATATCGTACATGCTCTCGAGCAGGCTGTCAGCCGCAATTATCCGCACATTACTTCGTTTGTGGAGATTGTGATGTTTCACCGCAACCGGATTAAGGACATTCCCGGAATTCTGGATGGAAGCCGCTACAACGGCGCGGTGATTACGAATACAGGTTTTGACGATGATCGTTTTTTTGAGGAAAACAATATTTCCTATCCCGTGGTTTTCCTGGGACGGGATCTTCCGGGATATAACTGCGTAAGTGAGGACGCCCGTCATATCGGCCGGGAAGCGGCCCGTGAACTGCTCGAAGGGAGCCGCTGCCGCCGACCGGTGGTGCTGGCGCCGCGGGAAGAGCTGCTGACCCAGACAACCAAAGCCCGGGTCGATGGGTTTATGGAACGTTGCGAAGAGGCCGGTGTTCCCGGTGAAATTCTTTGGGCGGAGGATGTCAGTGTTCCGGCCGGCCTGTCCGCCGTGGGCGGGTTCCTGCCGTCAAAACAGATGGATGGATTGTTTTGTGTTTCGGATTATTTAGCTGTCGGCGCCTACTCTGCCATAAAAGAAAAAGGGCTTGGGATTGCGTCGGATATTGCGGTGATCGGTGTCGGTGATTTTGCGCTGGGCGAGTATCTCGACCCTTCGCTGACGGCATTTCTGCGGGTGGATAAAGATGAATGTGCCGCCCGGATGCTGCTGGAACAGCTGTTTGATGCCGATGCGAGACTGGTATCCCGTGTTTTTAACGCTTCGCTGGTTCCGCGGGCATCCAGCCTTCGCTAG